The Linepithema humile isolate Giens D197 chromosome 7, Lhum_UNIL_v1.0, whole genome shotgun sequence genome has a window encoding:
- the LOC105678607 gene encoding uncharacterized protein: MESAIGNLEQSVQKADGKLDMIAWQIDAFEKAFEDPESEISVLRLLHSVHQVTKDYQNLRQEILEVQQLQKQLSDSLRAQLTQVHGHFNLLRNKIVGHKSPQLK; the protein is encoded by the exons atggaGTCAGCGATTGGAAATCTCGAGCAAAGC GTTCAAAAAGCCGACGGAAAGCTAGATATGATCGCGTGGCAGATAGATGCTTTCGAGAAAGCTTTTGAAGATCCAGAAAGCGAG ATATCTGTGCTTCGCCTATTACACTCTGTCCATCAGGTTACGAAAGATTATCAAAATCTCCGTCAAGAAATTTTGGAGGTTCAACAGTTACAGAAACAGCTTTCTGATTCACTTAGAGCTCAACTTACACAGGTGCACggacattttaatttattgcgcAATAAGATTGTAGGACATAAATCACcacaattgaaataa